GACTGGTTGCTGTGTTTGGGGATAACATGAATCTGGAGGGATTTGGAGGTATCTCAGATATGCTGCCTGGGACCAGCCTTGTGAGTGCGTGTGAATGAACAAGAGAAGCAACAACATTCAGCAAGACTTGGCCTGAATAATCCTTTCCCCCCTGCCCGCCCACCCAGCTGGGGCAGATCCCAAGGATAGTGGAAAAGCCCTCTTCCCACACCTGTTAAGGGCCTGAATGGGAGACAGACAGCCAGACAGAGGGCGATGATGTTACCTCTTAGCTCAGAGAAGGCCTCAGACCTTGTTTGGGAACCCAGAGGAGGCTCTTGTTCATGCTGCTACTCGTTCTAGCCTCTCAGCCCTTCCCACTACCTAGCCCCACaccccttttctttttatcttcttttcgaTCTCTGAGCTTCTGGGGGTAATCTGTCCATAGAGCTGGAACGAGTACAGATTGCACCATCCCTGCCTGGGTGGATCCCCTCTGGCCTCTTCTCATCCTTACTTTTATCAATGGGCTTTGGAGCCCCAGCCCTCCCTGATCACCCCAGTGCCCATCTCTTCCAACTTCTGTGCAATGGGTGTGAGAGCCTTGGTGGTGACGGGGCTCTTTGCCTCCTTTGTGCCTGGGATTGTGCTGAGCTCAGTGGCTCCCCCGAGCTTCCTCTTCCCCACTTCCTGGGTGGTTTTAGGGCTCCATCTGAGggtgaggagaggaaggaagacagatcCTTGGGGAGGGTAGAGGATTCTTGTCAAGTGAAGTCACCAGCAATCTCTCAGCATTCTAAATGTTTGGCTAAATTGAAGGATGCATATTCATCCACGTGTGTGTTAACTGTCCCTTGCTCTCTGGGGCTGAGCAGAGCCTTTCTGTATATTGATTCACCGTCTTCTAATTCCTCTGTAACAACCTAGGTCATCGCACTAGTGGACATAGTTAAAGGGAGGGGTGTATATGGCTTCTTATTTTGTATGCCAGTGGGTATTGGTgttggaggtgtgtgtgtgttttgatctATCCAAAAAAACAGAAGGCTGGGCAAGCTCCTCCGGCTAAGAAAAGAATGCTTGTATAAAGTGGATCAACCACCCAAATTCTCCCTCTTGTAAATCCAGTCTGTTGGAGTGAGGGGAGCCtttgatatttctattttatatttgggCATGTGTTGGCATCCCATGAACTCTGACTGGGGCTGGGAGAaactcatttgtgaaatgggttTTCACAAATTTCACTTGACTTTATGTCAAGTGAATTATTCCCAGTTCTCTTTGTGATGCATTCAGTCTGTGTTACAAGGGACTGTTATGCTGAGGGGTGCCCCtacttgctctgtgtgtgtgtgtgtgtgtgtacatacacatatacctgGGCTCAAATTCAGctgtaaagaaaatattagggggttggccgggcgcagtggctcacgcctgtaatcccagcactttgggaggccgaggcaggcggatcatgaggtcaggagatcgagaccatcctggccaacatggtggaaccctgtctctactaaaaatacaaaaattagctggaggtggtgatgtgtgcctgtaatcccagctactcgggaggctgaggcacgagaatcacttgaacccagggggcagaggttgcagtgagccgagatcacaccactgtattccagcctggcgacagagcaagactttgtcttaaaaaaaaaaaaaaaaaaaatagtaggtgGGTATGGGGGCTGGGAGAACTCTGATAGGAAGTCAGGAATCCTTCTATAAAGTGAATTGTTATTCCTAAATTCTGTTTTCCTCAAACCTAGGTTGTTACAGTGTGGGGGCTGGGATGCAGGCGTTCTTATTATTCTGACTCTTAAGGGACTATGAGTAACAcagtggggaggggaaaggaggatgGGGGAAAGGAGGTGGGAATTCATGGTTGTGTGGTACCCAGCAAGGTGGCCAAGTATGAGGGGCTTGTGCCTTCCTCTTGATTctccccttctctgtctctctctttctctgtctcaggGGAGGGCTGGGGAATAAGGTCCTTCATTCAATCACTGACCACCACTCCACCTCCCCCTCAGCCTGAACTCTTTGCTTCCGGAATCCGGGATTGTTGCTGACATAGAATTAGAAAACGTCCTTGATCCTGACAGCTTCTACGAGCTCAAAAGCCAACCCTTACCCCTTCGCTCAAGGTATGTATGACTTGTCTGTCTGACTCCCTTCCCAATTCCTCAGCGCTCCTCTCCCCTCTTGATGGGCAGAGGCCCTCAGTACCAGCCCAACCCATTCTTTCACCAGTCTGCGTTTTCTAGGTGGTAAAATTAGGGGCCAGAAAGAGCATGTCACACAGGAAAGTGGGTGGCCAAGCTAGGATTCCAGTATCTCTGTCAAGACCCCTCCTGCCTCCCCCCTGCCCACCTGCACACCCATTCATATGCAAGTGTTCCAGCTTCTGGTGTTCCAGCCGGCCTGGAGTGCTCAGAGATAGGGCGTGGCCTGCTTAAACTCTAGTCCCCGGGTGGGCGGGGCCATACCTCTAGCCCCAACTCAGCCCCTTCCCACACTACCAACTCACCCACCCTCAGCCCTTGAGGAGCCCCTGCTGGTCTCTTCTTTCCCCAAGCTTGGAAGTCTAAATGTGCTGAGTCATCGGCCTGGGCtctgagagaggggaggggaggtggaagAGGGGCAGGAAGAGAGTATTGTGAAATCTCTGAGGTTTTCAAGACTGACTAGCTCCTGGGACCAGAGGCCCAgacaggggaggaagaggaaccTGGGGCTCCTCCTATCACCTGACGCCCACCCCCAGGAGCTCAGAGAGCTTCTCTAGCCTCACATTGGGCTTAGGAGCCCTCTGTATCCACATTTTGCTGCCACAGCCTCAATTCTGCTTCTTCTGCTCTCCTGTAAATAGGACAAACACCCCCTTGCAGAGCTGAACAATAGCATCTCCACTTAATATGTGAACAGGCTCAAATCTAGGCTTCACCATAAGGACCAAAGGCTAAAACTCCCCCACCAGACTGACCTCCAATGTGTCCCCCATCAGACTGTGACCCCTGAGagccaccaccaagcctggtACCTGTGTCTCTGCTTCTACATTGTGGCCTCGGAAGGCAGAGAACAGGCCTAGTTCCTGTGTCTGCTCCATCACACTACGACCCTTTAGGCTTGGGATGAGACTTTTAGCTTACCTAAAATATGGCCCCATATTTCCCATTCCACAGCCTCCCAATATCACTGCAGGCCACACCAGCCACCCCAGCTACACTCTCTGCATCGTCTTCTGCAGGGGGCTCCAGGACCCCTGCCATGTCGTCATCTTCTTCATCGAGGGTCTTGCTGCGGCAGCAGCTAATGCGGGCCCAGGCGCAGGAGCAGGAGAGGCGTGAGCGTCGGGAACAGGCCGCCGCGGCTCCCTTCCCCAGTCCTGCACCTGCCTCTCCTGCCATCTCTGTGGTTGGCGTCTCTGCTGGGGGCCACACATTGGGCCGTCCACCCCCTGCTCAGGTGCCCAGGGAGGTGCTCAAGGTAAGGTGAGATCCAGAGGCCCTGGGAGGGGGCTCCTGGTGACTGAGGAGTAGTCCTAGGAGCTAGGGATGGCCTTAATGTGCTGGTGATTTGGGGGCTAGGTCTTAGGGGCTCTAAGGAAGGTCCCTGGTACTGTTTAAATGATCTGTGTTCATGTCTCATGTGTTTCGGGTTTCTGAGGTGATCTTGTGAAATTGCGAGGAGTTCTTGGGGGCCATGAGGATGTCTTGGTGAACCATGGAGGCTCATGAGTGCCCCAAGTGGGCCCTGGCTTTGTAGGAAGAGCTTCATATGTGTGGGATACGTTAGTTCTTTGGCCATCAGGGGGTCTTGGGGAAGCATTGTATGGTTCCCAGGTCTATTAGGTGGTGTCAGAGACTAGGGTGGGGAATCTTGGGGACTGTGACAGGGTTTTCCAGAAACTACGAGGGATCCTGTCAGTCATAGGTGGATCTTGGCAGCTGTGAAGGATTTCTGAGAAAGAGAGTTTGGGTCCTGGGGGAGACTTGCCAATGTTTTTGGGGTGTTCTGAGATTCTGGGTCCAGCTTGTCTGCCTGAGTCTAGGCACCGATGAGTTAGGAGGGTCAGGCTGGAGCTCAGAGTCACCCCTTTGAGTCCTGTTCTGCCTTGTCCCCTCCTTTTCCTTGTCTACCTTATTCCACAGGTGCAGACCCACCTGGAGAACCCAACGCGCTACCACCTGCAGCAGGCGCGCCGGCAGCAGGTGAAACAGTACCTGTCCACCACACTCGGGCCCAAGCTGGCTTCCCAGGCCCTCACCCCACCGCCGGGGCCCACAAGTGCCCAGCCGCTGCCTGCCCCCGAGGCTGCCCACACTACCGGCCCTACAGGCAGTGCGCCCAACAGCCCCATGGCGCTGCTCACCATCGGGTCCAGCTCAGAGAAAGAGGTAAGAGGCTACAGCCAAACCTCCTCCCACATTCCCCTCCCAAATTCTTCTAACCCTGTATGATACTTACTTCTTCGCCTAGATTGATGATGTCATTGATGAGATCATCAGCTTGGAGTCCAGTTACAATGATGAAATGCTCAGCTATCTGCCCGGAGGCACCACAGGACTGCAGCTCCCCAGCACGGTGAGGCCCTGAGATGGGAGGTTGGTCTGAAAATTAGGGCATTTCTGTATCACCAAGACCATACTCAGCTGGCTGTGTGTATATGAGACCCTTGCCTGGATTATGCTAAGATAGAGAGGGAGGCCTTATGGTGAGAATAGGGTATGTCAATGCCCTTGGACCTTGTTGGACTGTGTTGAGAGGTGGGCCATGTAAACTGTGAAAGATACAGGTGGGGAGTTCACTGAGACAGCAGGGTATATCAAAGTGCTTAGGCTTTGCTGTGAGAAGTACCAAGAGAtgataatcttttcttttttttttctgtgacagagtctcgctctgtcactcaggctggagtgcagtggtgcaatcttggctcactgcaatctctgcctcccaggtccaagcaattctcctgcctcagcctcctgagtagctgggattataggcacgtgccaccacacctggctgatttttgtatctttagtagagacagggtttcaccgtgttagccaggatggtctcaatctcctgactttgtgatctgcctgccttggcctcccaaagtgctgggattacaggcctgagccactgtgcccagcctaacttgctttatttatttatttatttttaatttaatttttttttttttttttgagatggagtttcactcttcttgtccaggctggaatgcaatggtgtgatctctgctcattgcaccctctgcctcctgggttcaagcgattctcctgcctcagcctcccaagtagctgagattacaggtgcctgccagcatgcctggctaatttttgtattttagtagaaacggggtttcactgtgttggtcaggctggtctcgaactcctgacctcaggtgatccacccacctcggcctcccaaagttctcggattacaggcttgagccaccgcgcccagcctatttatttatttttgagatagggtcttgctctgtcacccaggctggagtgcagtggtgtaatcttggctcactgcagcctccaccttccgggctcaagtgatcctcccacctcagcctcccaagtacctgggaccacaggcttgtgtcaccatgcctggctaattttttgtatttttagtagagacagggtctcactatgttgcccaggctggtctcgaactcctgagctcaagccatccacccaccttggcctcctaaagtgctgggattatagacatagCCACCATGCCGGGTCTCATAACTCGCTTTAGAGCATGCCAAGTAgctgtagttttgcttttttccaaCTTATCAATAGGATGGAAGCATGTATAAAAATGGGACTAATTTATCAGAACTTTTTATTGATTTGGACACAGCTAGAGATTGGGACCTTATATGTGGCAGACTGGAAGTGGGTTCAAGAGATTAAAACTCATGAAGAGGTGGgatttggatatattttattttatttttatttatttacttatttatttattttgagatggaatctcactctgttgcccaggctggagtgcagtggcgtgatctcggctgaatgtaacctccacctcctgtttcagcctcccaagtagctgggactacaggtgcaggccaccatgcctggctaatttttgttgttgttgttgttttgagacagagtttcgctctttttgcccaggctggagtgcaatggcgtgatctcggctcaccgcaacctctgcctcctgggttcaagcaattctcctgcctcagcctcccaagtagctgggattacaggcatgtgccaccaccccggctaattttgtatttttagtagagacggggtttctccatgttggtcaggctggtcttgaactcctgacctcaggtgatccacctgcctcagcctcccaaagtgctggggttacaggcatgagccaccacgcccggctgttttgtatttttagtagagatggagtttcaccatgttggccaggctggtcatgaactcctgacctcaagtgatccgcccgcctcagcctcccaaagtgctgggattacaggcgtgagccaccacacttggccctaGGTATACTTCAGATTAGCGTGCTGCTGCAGAGTATATCCAGGAAAGtgtgaaggagagaaaaaaaaaaaaaacaaaaactaggctGACATAAAGCAGTGCTAATTGAATAGTTGGGTAAGAATCTCCTGAGAGAACAGAATGTGCAAGAAGATACTGGAGTCAGGACCTTGGTCCACAGCAGCAGGAGACCCTGATGTGGAAGATGGTACAACTTGATCAGAGTGAAAGACTGGAGATTAGGTTGGAATTCTCCAGAAGGCCAGATTTTGGATAGAATGTTGTCATGACAATTTACCAAGGTCAGAGAAGATTGGGTTGGAGTGTTCCAAGAATGCTGGATTGGAATGTTGTGCTGGGAGGAGCTAACGGACTGGAATGTCGCATCAGAGCCGACAAAGACCTGAGAAGGGTGGTTTTCCAGCATTTCTTCTCAGAGCCAGCCCCGGGGTTTGGGAAAGGGGCTTTAGAGGTCACTGAGGGATATGAGGGACTGGAGGAAGTGATAAGCAGGCCAGGCAGGCTCCAGTCTCCCAGTGAAGCAAGGTAGGTCGGGTTTGCTCTGTCCTCCCTGTTTGGTCGCCATGTGAATTTGCCTTGAAGGAGAAGCAAGGGTTCTGGTGCTGAGTCAGCCAGTCTTTGCATTAGAGGGATATGTGGAAGCTCAGGAACCTGGTTCTGAGGAGGAGCCAAGCCTGGGGTTTGTTCCCAACTGGTGGTTCTCTGCCCTCTCTGCCCCCAGCTGCCTGTGTCAGGGAATCTGCTTGATGTGTACAGTAGTCAAGGCGTGGCCACGCCAGCAATCACTGTCAGCAACTCCTGCCCAGCTGAGCTGCCCAACATCAAACGGGAGATCTCTGGTAG
The sequence above is drawn from the Theropithecus gelada isolate Dixy chromosome X, Tgel_1.0, whole genome shotgun sequence genome and encodes:
- the TFE3 gene encoding transcription factor E3 isoform X1; the encoded protein is MSHAAEPPRDGVEASAEGPRAVFVLLEERRPADSAQLLSLNSLLPESGIVADIELENVLDPDSFYELKSQPLPLRSSLPISLQATPATPATLSASSSAGGSRTPAMSSSSSSRVLLRQQLMRAQAQEQERRERREQAAAAPFPSPAPASPAISVVGVSAGGHTLGRPPPAQVPREVLKVQTHLENPTRYHLQQARRQQVKQYLSTTLGPKLASQALTPPPGPTSAQPLPAPEAAHTTGPTGSAPNSPMALLTIGSSSEKEIDDVIDEIISLESSYNDEMLSYLPGGTTGLQLPSTLPVSGNLLDVYSSQGVATPAITVSNSCPAELPNIKREISETEAKALLKERQKKDNHNLIERRRRFNINDRIKELGTLIPKSSDPEMRWNKGTILKASVDYIRKLQKEQQRSKDLESRQRSLEQANRSLQLRIQELELQAQIHGLPVPPTPGLLSLATTSASDSLKPEQLDIEEEGRPGAATFHVGGGSAQNAPHQQPPAPPSDALLDLHFPSDHLGDLGDPFHLGLEDILMEEEEGVVGGLSGGALSPLRAASDPLLSSVSPAVSKASSRRSSFSMEEES